Below is a genomic region from Echinicola rosea.
TCATATGGTGTGAAGGATACCTATTTCACCGAACTTGCCTTTTCTTATAGCGGTTCGGAGCGGTTTGAAAAAGGGAGCCGGTTTGGGTTCTTCCCGGCCCTGTCGGCAGCTTGGCTGGTCAGCAATGAGGACTTCATGAAAGGGAACAATGTGCTTACATTTCTTAAAGCCCGTGCCTCGGTAGGCCTTGTCGGCAATGACCAATTTGGCGGAAGCCGGTTTGCCTATACCCAGGATTTCTACTATTCGGGGGACTACAGGCTCGGGGCGGACAACAATTCCATCGGCACCATTGTGGAGGGGCCCTTGGCAAACCCCGATATCGGATGGGAAAAGGACCTTAAGTTCAACTTTGGCTTGGATGGGCAATTGTTCAAAAAACTCGATGTCAATCTTGACCTGTTTTACAACCGGCGCAATAATATCCCCATTGATGGCTCCAATATCTTCCCAGGTTACCTGGGCGTAACGGCTCCCTACCTGAATTATGGCACCGTGCATAATAGGGGCTTTGAGGTCAACCTGCTTTATAAAGGTAATTTCCGCAATGGTGGATACTACCTTGGCGGTAGTGTATCCTATGCGAAAAACAAGATTATGGATATGCAGGAAATGACCTATCCCGAATCCTATATGCAGCGGACAGGCCACCCCATAGGGCAGCCTTTTGGCTGGTTGTCAGATGGCTTTTACCAAGAGGATGATTTCAACGCCGATGGCAGTCTTCGGGACGGGGTGGTGTCGTCGGCCTTTGCACCGGTCAGGCCAGGCGATATAAAATATAGGGACCTGAACGGTGACGGAACCGTCGACCAAAACGATGAGACGTCCATTGGTAACCCTTGGCAACCCATGGTAAACTATTCCTTTACCCTGGGGATGAACTACAAGGGATTTGATCTGGAAGCGCTGTTCTACGGATTGGCAGGAAGGGATGTGGCCCTTAACGGGACCTATTTCTGGGCCCTCCAGGACGACGCCAATATCGGTGTGAATGCCTTGGGGAGATGGACGCCCGAAACAGCCGGATCGGCCACATATCCACGGTTGACCACACTTTCCGATCCACACAATTACCGGCCTTCGGATTTTTGGCAGGAATCGGGGAATGTCCTGCGCTTGAGGAATGTGGAGCTAGGCTATACCCTCCCCGAAAGCCTGACAGAAAAAATCAGCGTGGATAGGGTAAGGGTGTTTGCCAATGCGGTAAACATGTTGACCTGGGACAAAATGGAAATGGTAGATCCGGAAAGTTACGGGGGATATCCACCGTTAAAGTCATTTAATTTAGGATTGAGTGTCCAGTTTTAAACCGATAAACCCGCAATGATGATGAACATAAAACAAATGATACCGATGTTGGCACTGTTGCTTGCCTGTGCATGTGTGGAAGATGTGCTGGACAGGAGAATGGATACCAATTATACCGAGGAACAGGTGTTTTCCTCCTATACCACTATAAGGAATTTTGGAATAGGCATTTACAGCCACCTTCCGGCGGGCTTTGACCGTTTTGGTGGGGGCACACTGGCCTCGGCAACCGATGACGCCCTGCATTCCGGACAGGATGGCCAAGTGCAACAATTGGCACAGGGCAATTGGGGCGTCTTTTCCAACCCTGATGACCAATGGGGAAACCTATATGATGGGATCAGAAAGGCCAACCTGTTTCTGGAAAATTCCGTGGACTTTGAAAATACCATCCTGCGCGATACCATTACAGAACAGGGCAAGCAGACCTATCAGACACAGGTAAACGACCTGGGATGGTTAAGGGCAGAGGCACATTTTCTAAAGGCTTTCTTTTACTTTGAGCTGACCAAAAGGTACGGAGAAGTGCCCATTATTGAAGAGGTGTTGGACCTAGAGGACGTGGCAGGATATGAGCGCCGTCCGTATGGGGAGTGTGTGGATCATATGCTGTCCGAACTGGACCTGGCTATGGAAGGAATGAGGGACACTTGGGAAGGATATGACGAAAACAGGATGTTGGGCAGGGCGACCACTGGAGCAGCGATGGCACTTAAGGCAAGGATCCTACTGTATGCAGCCAGTCCGCTCCACAATCCGGAAAATGACCTGTCCAAATGGCAAAGTGCGGCCCAAGCGGCATATGAGGTGATCAACAGTGGCAGGTATGGGTTGTTTGATAACTATGGCAACCTGTTCAGGAGCAGTGACAATACAGAGATCATTCTTTCTCGCCGATATGCGGCCTCGAATTCCCTGGAGCGGAGCATGTATCCTGTAGGGTTTACCGGAGCATTGGGCGGCACCAATCCCTCCCAAAACCTGGTGGATGCCTATCAGACCATTAATGGCCTTTCCATCACTGAGGATGAACGTTACGACCCCCAACACCCTTATCAAAATAGGGATCCCCGCTTGCAGATGTCCATCCTGACACATGGGGCAAGCTACAAGGGCCGACCCTTGGAAATTTGGCGAGGGGGACTGGATGGTCCGGGAAGGGCCAGGGCTACCAAAACGGGATATTACCAGAAGAAATATGTGGATGAAAACCTCGACCTTCTGCAGAACAGGACCAGTGTCCACGCCTGGATTTATTTCAGGTATGGAGAGATATTGTTGAACTATGCCGAAGCCATGAACGAGGTACATGGTCCTGATGGAACTTCGGAAATGATGCCCTGGTCAGCAAGAGAGTCACTGAACGCGTTAAGAGCACGGCCCGGCGTAGGGATGCCCCCTGTAACCGCTGACAGCAAGGAAGCGTTTCGCACCATGGTCAGGAACGAACGAAGGGTGGAACTGGCATTTGAGGAGCATCGGTACTGGGACGTGAGAAGGTGGATGACTGGAATGGACCACTTCAACAGCGCTGTACGAGGAGTACAAGTGGAAAAAATCTCCGAGAACGAGTTCTCTTTGGAATACGTGGAGGTGGATGACCGTTTCTTTGCCCCTCAAATGAACCTCTATCCCATCCAAGCGGAAGAAATCAACAAGTCTAAAGGAAGCCTTTCCCAGACACCTGGATGGTAACCGTAATAACCTTGAAACCATAAAGATAATGATAAAGACTACCATACTGGCAATGGCCTGTTTGATCAGCATCACAGCGTTAGGTCAGCACGCAAAACAGCAGCACTTTTCTCCTGGAAAGATATGGGAGGATACGGAAGGAACACATATTAATGCCCATGGTGGCGGTGTGCTTTTCTATAACGGGACCTACTATTGGTTTGGAGAACATAAGACTGCCGGCAGAGGCGGAAACAGGGCCAATGTGGGCGTGAGGTGCTATTCATCCCAAGACCTTTATAACTG
It encodes:
- a CDS encoding RagB/SusD family nutrient uptake outer membrane protein, which translates into the protein MNIKQMIPMLALLLACACVEDVLDRRMDTNYTEEQVFSSYTTIRNFGIGIYSHLPAGFDRFGGGTLASATDDALHSGQDGQVQQLAQGNWGVFSNPDDQWGNLYDGIRKANLFLENSVDFENTILRDTITEQGKQTYQTQVNDLGWLRAEAHFLKAFFYFELTKRYGEVPIIEEVLDLEDVAGYERRPYGECVDHMLSELDLAMEGMRDTWEGYDENRMLGRATTGAAMALKARILLYAASPLHNPENDLSKWQSAAQAAYEVINSGRYGLFDNYGNLFRSSDNTEIILSRRYAASNSLERSMYPVGFTGALGGTNPSQNLVDAYQTINGLSITEDERYDPQHPYQNRDPRLQMSILTHGASYKGRPLEIWRGGLDGPGRARATKTGYYQKKYVDENLDLLQNRTSVHAWIYFRYGEILLNYAEAMNEVHGPDGTSEMMPWSARESLNALRARPGVGMPPVTADSKEAFRTMVRNERRVELAFEEHRYWDVRRWMTGMDHFNSAVRGVQVEKISENEFSLEYVEVDDRFFAPQMNLYPIQAEEINKSKGSLSQTPGW